From Neochlamydia sp. AcF84, the proteins below share one genomic window:
- a CDS encoding transporter substrate-binding domain-containing protein, giving the protein MLLIGIRSGCFSSKYLSNSQSIVIARHINWNGFDFTGKELNVQAFAEELVLAAGKEANLRIQFVPANPNTLLEDLRAGNYDAVFTFMVPNSLNRQTYIFSHPLYKLGSVLVVDEKFDAHRLEDMDGKIVGIIAGTSSIYDVSRYPSIILVTYESMNAALENLKNDKIDGVIMDIWHAQMMIHRFYDNKLKIATAPLSHQGLRLVSLDHPKSEEFINFFNEGLARVKEKGLYKQLIQKWGLYDSP; this is encoded by the coding sequence TTGCTGCTCATCGGGATTCGCTCTGGTTGCTTTTCTTCAAAGTATTTATCAAACTCTCAAAGCATAGTTATCGCACGTCATATCAATTGGAATGGTTTTGATTTTACTGGCAAAGAACTGAACGTCCAAGCCTTTGCTGAAGAGCTAGTGCTTGCTGCTGGTAAAGAAGCCAATCTGCGTATTCAATTTGTTCCTGCTAACCCCAATACCCTTTTAGAAGATCTTAGGGCGGGGAACTATGATGCCGTTTTCACTTTCATGGTACCTAATAGTCTTAATCGCCAAACCTATATTTTTTCCCATCCTTTATATAAATTAGGTTCCGTGCTTGTCGTGGACGAAAAATTTGATGCTCATCGCTTAGAGGATATGGATGGTAAAATTGTTGGTATTATTGCGGGAACTTCTTCCATTTATGATGTATCCCGTTATCCTTCTATTATCTTGGTAACTTATGAGAGCATGAATGCAGCTTTAGAAAATCTTAAAAACGACAAAATAGATGGTGTCATTATGGATATATGGCATGCACAAATGATGATCCATAGGTTTTATGATAATAAGCTAAAAATAGCCACAGCGCCTTTATCCCATCAAGGCCTTCGTTTAGTATCCTTAGATCATCCTAAATCGGAAGAATTTATTAATTTTTTTAACGAGGGGCTAGCGCGCGTCAAAGAAAAAGGTTTGTATAAGCAGCTTATACAAAAATGGGGCCTTTATGATAGCCCCTAA
- a CDS encoding leucine-rich repeat domain-containing protein, giving the protein MNTNASIAFAHLPDEVLTSILEYCATPSLSSVCGKWRHLLDSEVMSSIYKQIVKVHFPQGNVKEHALILDKIYKLEDGLFPIQKVKAIFKQVFTLASTLSPLEFKDNLEKTRYFTSANYASYLLNISRLLLWKELPGGKKYLEQEEIKSLSLEKKGESFKGWIERYGGAITCLPLSIIDLAFLPPEIGQLSQLQDLHLEDSQITTLPPEIGQLSQLQNLHLEGSQITTLPPEIGQLSQLESLYLACNQITTLPPEIGQLSQLQRLYLNNNQLTVLPAEIGQLSQLKSLYLERNQITTLPPEIGQLSQLQRLHLNDNQLTTLPAEIGQLTELQNLRLSDNQITTLPIEIGQLSKLERLHLDNNQLTTLPAKIECLLQLEELYLRNNQLTTLPAEIRQLSQLQRLYLENNQITTLPAEISQLSQLQWLYLENNQITTLPLEIGGLSQLEIISLSSNQLTFPPAEIWQLSRLQRLYLENNQITTLPAEIRQLSQLQRLELNQNKLTSLPAEIGQLSQLQGLNLSQNQLTTLPAEIGQLSQLQSLELNQNEVTSLPAEIGQLSQLQGLNLSQNQLIALPAEIGQLPQLQRLYLNQNQLTTLPAEIGQLSQLQRLELNQNKLTSLPAEIGQLSQLQELELNQNELTSLPAEIGQLSKLESLDLSSNQLTSPPAKIWQLPRLRRLCLENNQLTTLSPEIGQLSQLQCLCLENNQLITLPPAIGQLPGLEFLCVENNQITTLPAEIGQLSWLSWLNLENNKLTTLPVKIGQLSQLRWLNLENNKLTTLPPEIGQLSQLRWLNLENNKLTTLPAKIGQLSQLRWLNLENNKLTTPPAKIGQLTDLQNLRLSSSQLVLPPEKKGQLCQLRVLYTACKQFDLFFSE; this is encoded by the coding sequence ATGAATACTAACGCTTCTATTGCTTTTGCGCACTTGCCTGATGAAGTGCTAACCTCTATTTTAGAATATTGCGCCACACCTTCCCTATCTAGCGTATGTGGAAAATGGCGACACCTTTTAGATAGTGAGGTAATGTCCTCTATTTATAAGCAAATAGTTAAAGTTCACTTTCCTCAAGGAAATGTTAAAGAGCATGCTCTTATCTTAGATAAAATTTATAAGTTAGAAGATGGACTTTTTCCCATACAAAAAGTAAAGGCAATCTTTAAGCAAGTCTTTACTCTAGCTAGCACTCTTTCTCCTTTAGAGTTTAAAGATAACCTTGAGAAAACCAGATATTTCACCTCAGCTAATTACGCATCTTATCTGTTAAATATTAGTCGTCTCCTATTATGGAAAGAATTACCTGGTGGAAAAAAATACTTAGAGCAAGAAGAAATCAAGAGTTTGTCCCTAGAAAAAAAAGGAGAGTCCTTTAAGGGGTGGATTGAAAGATATGGAGGAGCTATTACATGCTTGCCATTAAGCATAATCGACTTAGCCTTTTTACCTCCAGAGATAGGTCAGCTTTCTCAGCTGCAAGACCTTCATTTAGAAGACAGCCAGATCACCACTCTTCCTCCAGAGATAGGGCAGCTTTCTCAGCTGCAAAACCTTCATTTAGAAGGCAGCCAGATCACCACTCTTCCTCCAGAGATAGGGCAGCTTTCTCAGCTTGAAAGTCTTTATTTAGCCTGTAACCAGATCACCACTCTTCCTCCAGAGATAGGGCAGCTATCACAGTTGCAAAGACTTTACTTAAATAATAACCAGCTTACCGTTCTTCCTGCAGAGATAGGGCAGCTTTCTCAGCTTAAAAGTCTTTATTTAGAACGCAACCAGATCACCACTCTTCCTCCAGAGATAGGGCAGCTATCACAGTTGCAAAGACTTCACTTAAATGATAACCAGCTCACCACTCTTCCTGCAGAGATAGGGCAGCTCACTGAGCTTCAAAATCTTCGATTAAGCGACAACCAGATCACGACTCTTCCTATAGAGATAGGACAGCTATCGAAGTTGGAAAGACTTCACCTAGATAATAACCAGCTCACCACTCTTCCTGCAAAGATAGAATGTTTATTACAGCTAGAAGAGCTTTACTTAAGAAATAACCAGCTTACCACTCTGCCTGCAGAGATAAGGCAGCTATCTCAGCTGCAAAGGCTTTACCTAGAAAACAACCAGATCACCACTCTGCCTGCAGAGATAAGTCAGCTATCTCAGCTGCAATGGCTTTACCTAGAAAACAACCAGATCACCACTCTTCCTTTAGAGATAGGAGGGCTCTCTCAGCTTGAAATAATTAGCTTAAGCAGCAACCAGCTTACCTTCCCTCCTGCAGAGATATGGCAGCTGTCTCGGCTGCAAAGGCTTTACCTAGAAAACAACCAGATCACCACTCTGCCTGCAGAGATAAGGCAGCTATCTCAGCTGCAAAGGCTTGAATTAAATCAAAACAAGCTTACCAGCCTACCTGCAGAAATCGGGCAATTGTCTCAGCTGCAAGGGCTTAATTTAAGCCAAAACCAGCTTACCACTCTTCCTGCAGAAATCGGACAGCTATCTCAGCTGCAATCGCTTGAATTAAATCAAAACGAGGTCACCAGCCTGCCTGCAGAAATCGGGCAATTGTCTCAGCTGCAAGGGCTTAATTTAAGCCAAAACCAGCTCATCGCTCTGCCTGCAGAAATCGGGCAGCTGCCTCAGCTGCAAAGGCTTTACTTAAATCAAAATCAGCTTACCACTCTTCCTGCAGAAATCGGGCAGCTATCTCAGCTGCAAAGGCTTGAATTAAATCAAAATAAGCTCACCAGCCTGCCTGCAGAAATCGGGCAATTGTCTCAGCTGCAAGAGCTTGAATTAAATCAAAACGAGCTCACCAGCCTGCCTGCAGAGATAGGGCAGCTTTCTAAGCTTGAAAGTCTTGACTTAAGCAGCAACCAGCTTACCTCCCCTCCTGCAAAGATATGGCAGCTGCCTAGGCTGAGACGTCTTTGCCTAGAAAACAACCAGCTTACCACTCTTTCTCCAGAGATAGGGCAGCTGTCTCAACTGCAATGTCTTTGCCTAGAAAACAACCAGCTTATCACTCTTCCTCCAGCGATAGGGCAGCTGCCTGGACTGGAATTTCTTTGCGTAGAAAATAACCAGATTACCACTCTTCCTGCAGAGATAGGGCAGCTGTCGTGGTTAAGTTGGCTTAACTTAGAGAATAACAAGCTTACCACTCTTCCTGTAAAGATAGGGCAGCTCTCGCAGTTACGTTGGCTTAACTTAGAGAACAATAAGCTTACCACTCTTCCTCCAGAGATAGGGCAGCTCTCGCAGTTACGTTGGCTTAACTTAGAGAACAACAAGCTTACCACTCTTCCTGCAAAGATAGGGCAGCTCTCGCAGTTACGTTGGCTTAACTTAGAGAACAATAAGCTTACCACTCCTCCTGCAAAGATAGGGCAGCTTACTGATCTTCAAAATCTTCGATTAAGCAGCAGCCAGCTAGTCCTCCCTCCTGAAAAGAAAGGGCAGCTCTGTCAGCTGCGTGTACTTTATACAGCGTGCAAGCAGTTTGACCTTTTTTTTTCAGAATAA
- the glgC gene encoding glucose-1-phosphate adenylyltransferase: MATLQANHLGQHPTIHHTTAELSCDMSRVATIILGGGQGSRLYPLTRSDCKPAVTFGGKYRLIDVPMSNSIHSGCHKIFIVTQFLSKTLHDHIFKTYRPGTFTAGFVEVLSVEEKPHTKAWFQGTADAIRQNLEYLTDVPIDYFLILSGDQLYQMDYKKMMQVAQRTNADVVIATLPIEESQANRFGILKIDHNERITEFVEKPTDMEQVKAFKVSENTLKKFQLKNNKEGACLGSMGIYLFKRTALLKLLLTDMREDFGKHLIPNIIKNGNAAAYLYDGYWEDIGTIESYYHANLALTEDKPEFNWYDEKHLLVTNSLNLPAAKIYNTKVQQSIICEGSVIEAKEVFHSILGPRTQVGTGTVIKDCYILGNDHYHSPMQDNQTAKNYQIGQNCLIERAIIDKHACIGNNVCLNNADKLTHYNSNEIFIRDGIIIVPRGACIPDGFTL; the protein is encoded by the coding sequence ATGGCCACTTTACAAGCAAATCATTTAGGACAACATCCGACCATCCACCATACGACTGCTGAACTCTCATGTGATATGAGCCGTGTAGCCACCATTATCTTAGGTGGAGGGCAAGGCTCTCGCCTTTATCCTCTTACACGTTCTGATTGTAAGCCTGCCGTTACTTTTGGTGGTAAATATCGCCTTATTGATGTGCCCATGTCTAATTCTATTCATTCTGGTTGCCATAAAATATTTATTGTTACCCAGTTTCTTTCTAAAACCTTGCATGACCATATTTTTAAAACTTATCGACCAGGCACATTCACAGCTGGCTTTGTAGAAGTTTTGTCAGTGGAAGAAAAACCTCATACTAAAGCCTGGTTTCAAGGAACAGCCGATGCTATTCGCCAAAACCTTGAATATTTAACCGATGTTCCTATCGATTACTTTTTAATACTATCCGGAGACCAACTGTATCAGATGGATTACAAAAAAATGATGCAAGTTGCGCAACGGACCAATGCAGATGTGGTCATTGCTACCCTACCTATTGAAGAGAGTCAAGCTAACCGTTTTGGGATCTTAAAAATTGATCATAATGAACGTATTACCGAATTTGTGGAAAAACCTACAGATATGGAACAAGTAAAAGCATTTAAAGTTAGCGAAAATACCCTTAAAAAATTTCAACTTAAGAATAATAAAGAGGGCGCTTGCTTAGGATCGATGGGTATCTATCTATTTAAAAGAACAGCTCTTTTAAAACTCCTTCTTACCGATATGCGTGAAGATTTTGGAAAACATTTAATTCCCAACATCATTAAAAACGGCAATGCTGCCGCCTATCTTTATGATGGCTATTGGGAAGATATTGGAACAATTGAATCCTACTATCATGCCAATCTAGCCCTTACAGAAGATAAGCCGGAGTTTAATTGGTATGACGAAAAGCATCTATTAGTCACTAATAGTTTAAATCTTCCTGCGGCTAAAATTTACAATACCAAAGTACAGCAATCCATTATTTGTGAAGGCTCCGTAATCGAAGCCAAAGAAGTTTTTCATAGTATCTTAGGACCTCGTACTCAAGTAGGCACAGGCACTGTCATCAAAGATTGTTACATTCTTGGTAATGATCATTACCATTCCCCCATGCAAGACAATCAAACAGCAAAAAATTATCAAATTGGGCAAAATTGTTTGATTGAACGAGCGATCATTGACAAACATGCCTGCATCGGCAATAATGTCTGTTTAAATAATGCAGATAAGCTCACTCATTATAACAGTAACGAAATTTTTATACGCGATGGCATTATTATTGTCCCTCGTGGGGCCTGCATTCCCGATGGTTTTACCTTATAA
- a CDS encoding metallophosphoesterase: protein MAIWALADLHLAFGTPEKKMDVFGEPWINYTEKIKKNWLNCIQPSDLVLLPGDISWAIHLKDAFEDLKWIHELPGTKVMIKGNHDYWWGSLSKIEKILPSSIHLIQNNAFHWKEYSIGGSRLWDSSAYDFNAYIEFKENPRVKTLLEKNDQPIEAEKIFQRELQRLESSLKCLNSQASIRIAMTHYPPISADLKDSAVSQLLEKYHVNTCLFGHLHNVKKHLPLFGEKNQIRYILTSGDYLDFIPKLIYS, encoded by the coding sequence ATGGCAATTTGGGCTCTAGCTGATTTACACCTTGCATTTGGCACCCCTGAAAAAAAAATGGATGTCTTTGGAGAGCCTTGGATAAATTATACAGAGAAAATTAAAAAGAATTGGCTTAATTGCATTCAGCCTTCTGATTTAGTTCTCCTTCCAGGCGATATTTCGTGGGCTATTCACCTAAAAGATGCTTTTGAAGATTTAAAATGGATTCATGAACTTCCTGGCACTAAAGTGATGATTAAAGGGAATCATGATTATTGGTGGGGTTCTCTTAGCAAAATAGAAAAGATTCTTCCTTCCTCTATTCATCTTATCCAAAATAATGCCTTTCATTGGAAGGAATATTCTATTGGCGGTAGTAGACTATGGGACAGTAGCGCGTATGATTTTAATGCTTATATCGAATTTAAAGAAAATCCTCGTGTAAAAACTTTGCTAGAAAAAAATGATCAGCCAATAGAAGCTGAAAAGATTTTTCAACGCGAATTACAGCGCTTAGAAAGCAGCCTAAAATGCCTTAATTCTCAAGCTTCCATTCGTATCGCCATGACTCATTACCCTCCTATTAGTGCCGACCTCAAAGACTCAGCCGTCTCCCAGCTGCTAGAGAAATATCATGTTAATACCTGCCTCTTCGGACATTTACATAATGTAAAAAAACATCTACCCTTATTCGGTGAAAAAAATCAGATTCGTTACATTTTAACTTCAGGGGATTACCTTGATTTTATTCCTAAGCTAATCTACAGCTAA
- the nrdJ gene encoding ribonucleoside-triphosphate reductase, adenosylcobalamin-dependent, whose translation MTKPTARAMATALRTYHRPINEGETLLESWDQVVERVISHQHWLWERALGRNLSDREDDELEELRGLILNRQVAPAGRTLWLGGTELSRKRESSMFNCSYTHVETVYDIVDVLWLLLQGCGVGFRPITGTLNGFRRPLQEIRVIRSNRTGKGGEQNNVETYDPETKTWTIKVGDSAIAWAKAVGKLVAGKYPARTLVLDFSEIRPAGTRLKGYGWISSGDEQIAKAFKAIAKILSDRADQLLTRIDILDIVNWLGTILSSRRSAQIALFEYAQPEWEEFAVAKKEWWLKGNAHRQQSNNSLLFRQKPTKAELESLFQLMMDSGGSEPGFINAMEAERRAPWFKGCNPCVEILLGNKSFCNLTEVNVLAFKGDKIGLERALYLAGRMNYRQTMVNLRDEILQEAWHLNNDFLHLCGVGLTGIRARSDLTAYDYKRMRNITVSAAYSMANELNSPLPKNVTCVKPSGTLSKIMGTEEWGEVPEGVHLPLGKYIFNNITYSKHDPLVGRFRAAGYTVVEKPYEPESVLVKFPVKFEGISFTRMMVTRKNGKVEEVEVNTDSAVHQLEWYKLLQETWCEQNVSNTISYDPSEVPAIIDWLLENWDTYVGVSFLFRNDPTKNAEDLGYAYLPQEVVTKENYDTYVAKLKDIDYSGIEMRDEELEAACATGACPVR comes from the coding sequence ATGACAAAACCAACAGCAAGGGCTATGGCCACAGCTTTGAGAACATATCATCGCCCTATCAATGAGGGAGAAACTTTGCTAGAAAGTTGGGATCAAGTTGTTGAACGAGTAATTAGCCATCAGCATTGGCTGTGGGAAAGAGCTTTAGGGCGTAATCTGAGTGATCGCGAAGATGATGAATTGGAAGAGCTACGCGGGCTTATTCTTAATCGTCAAGTAGCACCTGCCGGCAGAACTTTATGGTTGGGTGGAACAGAGTTGAGCCGTAAACGTGAGTCTAGCATGTTTAATTGTTCTTATACCCATGTGGAAACAGTCTATGATATTGTCGATGTGCTTTGGCTCTTGTTACAAGGTTGCGGTGTAGGCTTTAGGCCTATTACTGGCACTCTAAACGGTTTTCGTAGGCCTTTACAAGAGATTCGGGTGATTCGTTCTAATCGAACAGGCAAAGGTGGCGAGCAGAATAATGTAGAAACTTATGATCCTGAAACAAAAACATGGACAATTAAAGTCGGAGATTCAGCGATTGCTTGGGCAAAAGCTGTGGGTAAACTAGTGGCAGGTAAATATCCTGCTAGAACTTTAGTACTTGATTTTTCTGAGATCCGACCTGCAGGGACACGCCTTAAAGGGTATGGCTGGATTTCATCAGGAGATGAGCAAATTGCTAAAGCCTTTAAAGCGATTGCTAAAATTTTATCCGACCGGGCTGATCAGCTTCTGACTCGCATAGATATCTTAGATATCGTCAATTGGCTGGGTACCATTCTTTCTAGCCGCCGCTCAGCCCAGATTGCGCTATTTGAATATGCTCAACCAGAATGGGAAGAGTTTGCAGTAGCAAAAAAAGAATGGTGGCTTAAAGGAAATGCTCATCGTCAACAATCCAATAATAGCCTTCTTTTTCGCCAAAAACCAACCAAAGCAGAATTAGAAAGCCTTTTTCAACTCATGATGGATTCTGGAGGATCAGAACCTGGTTTTATTAATGCCATGGAGGCTGAAAGGAGGGCACCTTGGTTTAAAGGCTGTAATCCATGTGTAGAGATTCTTTTAGGTAATAAAAGTTTTTGCAACTTAACCGAGGTAAATGTATTAGCATTTAAAGGGGATAAAATTGGCTTAGAGAGAGCCCTTTATCTAGCCGGCAGAATGAACTATCGTCAAACGATGGTTAACTTAAGAGATGAAATCCTTCAAGAAGCTTGGCATCTCAATAATGATTTTCTCCATCTATGTGGGGTAGGTTTAACAGGTATTCGTGCAAGAAGTGATCTGACTGCCTATGATTACAAGCGTATGCGTAATATCACTGTAAGTGCAGCTTATAGTATGGCTAATGAGCTTAATTCTCCTTTGCCTAAAAACGTCACTTGCGTGAAACCTAGTGGCACCTTAAGCAAAATCATGGGAACAGAAGAATGGGGTGAAGTGCCAGAAGGGGTGCATTTACCGCTAGGAAAATATATTTTCAATAATATTACTTATTCTAAGCATGATCCATTAGTGGGACGTTTTCGCGCTGCAGGCTATACGGTGGTAGAAAAACCTTACGAGCCAGAATCTGTGCTTGTTAAATTTCCTGTAAAATTTGAAGGCATTTCGTTTACGCGGATGATGGTCACCAGGAAGAATGGCAAAGTGGAAGAGGTAGAGGTAAACACCGATTCGGCTGTTCATCAGCTCGAGTGGTATAAACTTTTACAAGAAACATGGTGTGAGCAGAATGTTTCCAATACCATCTCTTATGATCCCTCCGAGGTTCCTGCTATTATTGACTGGCTGTTAGAGAATTGGGATACTTATGTAGGAGTCTCCTTCCTATTTCGTAATGATCCTACAAAAAATGCCGAAGACCTAGGATATGCCTATTTACCACAGGAAGTGGTCACTAAAGAAAACTATGATACCTATGTGGCTAAGTTGAAAGATATCGATTATTCAGGCATTGAAATGCGCGATGAAGAGCTAGAAGCTGCGTGTGCAACAGGTGCTTGCCCCGTCCGTTAA
- a CDS encoding BatD family protein, translated as MIQASVLANISVSAFLDPVTLHQGWPLKGTLEVTHNSDQKVEESSALLNDRFLKINLLRSVKISPDSLLTVSIYQFTLPPQNQGTYTLSSLSLKVDGKIFKTFPITYEIQAPLASPLASSDENFKAALQLEAYNEGLKQLYPGQETKLVYRYSYKGNIALLKEVLPMLEAEGLQKVGRPDIRTWTEKDLSFFEVSQQVQALKPGEYAWGPSRIEGVVYVEDARGNKQFTTTHLSSQAPLVKLSVKPFPLEDQPASFNGAFGEFTMDINLLSAATLSVGDPVFVRVTIKGNTSNWDSVSLPEICCQPGFSGLFKENDLPAIGKKEDDSKYFEIQLYPLSAEIKSLPSIQFSYFDPKSEQYKILHSAPIALTISPSENILSTDLASSLPITFQSQETLAEWIKSYQHLPPLAFYQMQSLDPADLRNKILGSWWVIGLIPLSLGVVGLQYKLQVSLKIRGGKAKKKTSLGMYQEMLKAPQNSLLFYELLHRLLIQQLFECGLINHQEVVGADLPLEGIAGEVRALLLSIDFQRYSGTAPDEKLYSQALEEGQRLHQKLQEIKHG; from the coding sequence TTGATTCAAGCTTCTGTCTTAGCAAATATTTCTGTAAGTGCTTTTCTTGATCCAGTGACTTTGCATCAAGGATGGCCCTTAAAAGGTACACTAGAAGTTACGCATAATAGCGATCAAAAAGTAGAGGAATCAAGTGCCCTTTTAAATGATCGTTTTTTAAAGATTAATTTGCTGAGGAGCGTAAAAATCTCTCCCGACAGCCTATTAACTGTCAGTATCTATCAATTTACTTTACCTCCTCAAAATCAAGGAACCTACACACTTTCTTCTTTATCTTTAAAAGTGGATGGGAAAATCTTTAAAACTTTCCCTATTACCTATGAAATTCAAGCTCCTCTTGCCTCTCCTTTAGCATCATCGGATGAGAACTTTAAGGCTGCTCTTCAGTTGGAGGCGTACAACGAAGGTCTTAAACAGTTATATCCAGGCCAAGAAACAAAATTAGTTTATCGCTATAGCTATAAAGGCAATATTGCTCTTTTAAAAGAAGTATTGCCTATGTTGGAAGCAGAGGGGTTGCAGAAAGTAGGGCGTCCTGATATCCGCACTTGGACAGAAAAAGATTTAAGCTTTTTTGAAGTTTCTCAGCAAGTTCAAGCGCTTAAACCTGGAGAATATGCTTGGGGGCCTTCCAGAATCGAAGGAGTAGTATACGTGGAAGATGCTAGAGGTAATAAGCAGTTTACAACCACTCATCTTAGCTCTCAAGCACCCCTTGTTAAACTAAGCGTAAAGCCTTTTCCCTTAGAAGATCAGCCAGCTTCTTTTAATGGAGCTTTTGGAGAATTTACGATGGATATAAACTTACTGAGTGCTGCAACCCTTAGCGTGGGAGATCCAGTTTTTGTGAGGGTAACCATTAAAGGCAATACCTCGAATTGGGATAGCGTTTCTCTTCCTGAAATTTGTTGTCAACCAGGCTTTAGCGGCCTTTTTAAAGAAAATGACCTTCCTGCGATAGGTAAAAAAGAAGATGATAGCAAATACTTTGAGATCCAGCTTTACCCTCTTTCTGCAGAGATTAAAAGTCTGCCTTCTATTCAATTTTCTTATTTTGATCCTAAGAGCGAGCAGTATAAAATTTTGCATAGCGCTCCTATTGCTCTTACTATTTCTCCTAGCGAAAATATCTTATCTACTGATCTGGCCTCTTCTCTTCCTATAACCTTTCAAAGCCAAGAAACTTTAGCAGAATGGATAAAGAGCTATCAGCATCTGCCTCCTTTAGCTTTCTATCAAATGCAATCTTTAGACCCTGCCGATTTAAGGAATAAAATTTTGGGTTCTTGGTGGGTAATAGGGTTAATTCCTTTAAGCTTAGGAGTAGTGGGACTGCAATATAAATTACAAGTTTCACTAAAAATTCGAGGAGGGAAAGCAAAAAAGAAGACGAGCTTAGGCATGTATCAAGAGATGTTAAAAGCCCCCCAAAATTCTCTTCTCTTTTATGAATTGCTTCATCGATTGTTAATCCAGCAATTATTTGAATGTGGCCTAATTAATCACCAAGAAGTTGTAGGAGCAGATCTACCTTTGGAGGGGATTGCAGGCGAAGTACGTGCTTTGCTGCTGTCTATCGATTTTCAGCGTTATAGTGGCACAGCGCCAGATGAAAAGCTCTATTCTCAAGCTTTAGAAGAAGGGCAGCGGTTGCACCAAAAACTTCAAGAGATTAAACATGGTTAA